AAGTTTGTGTTGTAGGGCTAGACCTAAGAGCTGTTCGATTGGTGATTCACATTCAGAAATTTCAATTAGATAATTTGAAGCAGTACTTTCCATTATTTTGTCAAAATATTGTTTTACTCTAGGTTCTAACTTTTTAGCCACTTCAAAAGCTGAAATATTCCAGTCATTGCTACCATCTTGATATATCTTTTTCATCTTCCTTCACCCTCCAATTTGGTACTTAATGAATATTTTTCCGCTCAAAATGTTTTTTAGAGAGGCGGTTTATTCCGCCTCATCTATTGTTTCATTTTCTGCTTGCTTATTGTTTTCAATTATTTTTCCGAAGAAGTCTCTCTGCTTATGCTTATACTCTGATTCTCTACATTCAATTTCATCCATCTTTTCGATAACAAAATCTATATCATAAGATCCTTTAAACCTATCTATTAAAAGTTCTCTTTTAAGGTCATACCACATTTTTTCATATCTCATTTTTGATCCTCCTCAACATTTTGTAAAAATTCTGGTAAATCTTCTTCATCTATTTCCATCTGTTGGTTTTCACCTTCTTCTATTGCATAATCATTGTCACTTTTATCATCTTCAATAATTTCTCCAGTATCTACATCAATTACATTATTATTTCCTTCAGTATCCGGTTCTGGGTTATCAACATATTCATAATCAACGCCACGTTTACCTTCGTGTATTATGGCTTGGTCGGATTTTAGAGCTGTTTGCATATCTACCGAGAGTATTCCCCATTTACTAAGTGTGTTCTTCATGACAGTTTTCTTTGCCATTTCATCAAAATCCGTACGCCATGGACCGTTATTGAAAGTTTTGCTAAATCTTTGTGCATGCGCTCTTACTTTCTCTATAGGCCAATATACGGTCTTTTCAAACCCATTAATCAGCCTGAAGTATGCCGCATAACCTATTACTTTGTTGGAAATCTTGTTATCAAAATTTAACTCAATCTCTTCCGTAAGAGGATTAAATCCTTTTAATTGTCCTTCATATATTGCAATTACATTTATGTTCTTATATTGCCCTGTTCTAAGTGCTAACTGTATAATTCCTTTGTATCCTACTTGAAATTGAGCTTTCCAACCCTCTTTCGTGTGATAAGGGATTATATAAGAGAAGCCTAGATTTGGATCCACAGGAAGATCCAAAGTGGCCGCTACCATTGCGGCAGATAGTATAGAGTTTGCATCACAGTTGCGAAGCATAGGGTTACCATTTACTACGTTTGATACAGATGTTATAAATTGTGCTGCTCTATGTCCAAGAACTTCCTCAAATCTTTTCTTTACATTTACATTGCTAAGCAAAAATTTTATCCTTTGATAATTATCTATTGCCTTGCTATTGCTCATTGTTTCTCCCCTCCATATTCTTCTTGCAATTTTTTATTAACCTCACGTATCTTAGATAAAACTGCTTCTATATCCTCGCCTGCATAGCTTATTTCCCAATTGTATCCTTTTGTATTCTTTTCAAGCTTTATTGAAATGTCCTTTGGCTGTTTATCGTAGAGATGTATTATCTTCATTTCATTATCCATTACATACTCCACTCCTTAAATTTTCTATATCAAGCTCTATAATCTTTATAAGTACTTTATCATCTGTTTTATTTTTTAAATCTTCAAGCATTTTAATTTTGTCATCTGTTTTAAGTATGCGTGAATTAGTGATATTCCAAATTTTGTTCATCATAGCCATGTTTCCCATCTTTTTATCCCCTTTCATTTTTTATCTTGAGAGTATACCTGAAATGTGGTATACTCTCCTTAGAAGAATTTTTATGTGCCTTTTTTAAGGCCTTTTTTTATTTCCAAAATTCTATTCCGTGTCTGACTTGTCCGTTTTCTAACGTTGAGGTTATACCAAATAATTTATATAAAAGTATTGCAAGTCTTACTGACATCTTTAAATCCCCCTTTCATCTTGCGAAAATAACCGCAAGTGCTGCGCCTGCCATTTCTCTTATTTCCTTTGTAACACGCTGCCATCTATCTTTTTCTGTTTCATCTACTACGCCATCAGCAGCTATCTTAATCATGTCTTTTTTAACAATTTCCAGGTCATCTGTTTCACTCTGCAGAGTTAATACTGATTCAGGTAAAATCGTTAGATTTAAGTCTGGAAGATATTTTTGTCCAACTTTTGTATTCTGTTTTAGATGCTGGTATCCCAACCAAGGAGCCATGTATATATTAACCATGTCACATACAATATCATCTTTGGGTATTGTCGTACCAGCTTCATAATCAGCTAAAGACCTCACACTTATATGTAACATCTCTGCTGCCTCTTCTCTCGATAAACCTGCTGATTTTCTGGCAATCTTGTATATGTTTTTGCATTCATTCCTCATTGCCATCACCCCTTTCTAATGCGATAATAATTTCAGAAACACTTCTTATGACATTTTCGAGATCTCACATCTGACTGTAGTAAAGTCTTAATTTCTCATGATATTCCTCATCAAGCTCTGCAATTTCTTCTCTGAATTTCTCAATTAATGCATCTGCCTTTGCTGCTTGTCTTTTTAGTTCCTGCAATTCTCTTATTCTTCGCAATCTGAACTCTTTTTGCATTTCAAGTGTCGTTAGTTCTCTATCAAGTTCATCAATATCAACGTTAACGACACTTTTTGTTAAAGCTTGTGCCATTATTTCTCCTCCATTTCTATCCGTGTTAATCCTTTTTCAATTGCTTTTAAATAAAATTCTTTGAAGTTCCAATCAACTTGAATGTATTCTTCTAAGTTTTTTAAAATTATTTCAGCCTTCTCTCTTTTTGTTAGCTTTTTTGCTTCATGTCCCCAGCTCATATTCATTCTTTCACCTCCTCTTTCTATAGCACTCTTCTTTCCTCCGAAACCTTTCTAAGCCATTCTTTTAGCATTTCACGATTAATCAAAAATTTTGATCCAACTTTAAAAAATGGAAAATCAGAATTTGGGTTGTGAACTAGTTCCAACAATTTATCTCTTCCTATGCCAGAACATTTTGCTGCTTCTTCTATAGTCAATGTAAGTTTTTGATTTACATTCACATTTTTTACTGCTTCTTTTATGAAATTTTGAAATTGTTCAATTTCTTGTATAGCTTTTGAAGTCATATCAAATCCTCCTCATTGAACATTTTCTTTGTTGATTTCTTGCATACTTTTAAATTTATTAATGAAGTATATCTGTCCTTTGCCAGTTACCTTAGCAGTTTTTGAGATTGTCACATGACCGTCGCTGTGAGTTATTGAAGTTTCTTTGATTCTAAAAAGCCCTAACTCCATTGATTTTTGTGTCGGCATATTGTAATCTGTGCCCTTCCTGCTGATTAAGTAACCATTGCTGCGCATCCATTCAAACAATCTTTTCTCACCAATATCAATTCCATTTTGTTTAAGCAGTTTTGCTAATTCGCCAATGAGGATTGCTGTATCTGATATAGCAACACTATCAGCAAATAATACTTTTGGTTTATCCTGTTTGATTTTTTCTTCAAGTTTAAGTTTTTCTTCTCGCTCTTGTTTGAGCTGCGTTGCAAGCTGAATTATCGTATCAGGATTAAGCAATACTTCTTCAATTTTTTCTGGTGTAAGATAAGCTCCATGTTTGCGAATACTTGGTATAACTTCTGAAGTGATCCATTTCTTGAATCTCTTTGCTGTAGGTAATTTTGAACTCAAAACTAAACTATAGAGACCAGACTCATTTATGATTGTCATATTTCTATTTTGGCTACCGTCGTAAATTGCGACGTCAGATTTATCATCTTCATCAATATGTTTTGCAAGTGCATCTCTTGTATTTGAATATCCTAAAACTTCTGCTACATCTTTTCCAACAAACCAGGGTTCATTGTCTTTAATAATTACTCTTACTTGCCCAAATTCTTTATTGCTGAAGATTTGTAAATCATTCATGCTCTTTCCTCCTTTTGTTTCTCCTCTCTCCAAAATGGTAAAATATTCTTGAGAGGAGGTGAGATTATGAAAGACTTCAATGAATTTAAAACTTTGTTTGCTGAACAGTACTCAGAAGAACTCGCTCAAATTGCTTACAACACTGCTAAAGCTGAACTTGATAACACTGCTGAAAATAATTTATCAGTAGCATTGGCTGGAGTCTTAAGTAAAATACAGGTTGTCACATTGTTTAAGGTTCTTGAAGCTTATCATGAATGGGTATCTTCACAATAAGCTTCTTCCACTCCTTTTTTTATGGCTGCTGCAACTATTTTGGCAATCATCTCACCGTCAATTTTTAGCTCAATTTCCTTTGGCTGTTCTGGAATTCGCCCTTCCAGGGCAGTTACTCTCTTTTCTAATTCATTTATCCTCTGCTTTAAAACTTCCTCCATCCTTCTCACCTCCTCCTATGCGGTTTGTTCATTTCTATTACCATCTGGCAATGATTTATTTAAAAAAATTTTCTCAAAATCTATATCTAATCCGCTTTTTATCAAACCAGCAATAAACTTAGCTCCAGGATTTCTATCTCCCTTAAAAACTCTGTATACTGTTGTATAGTCTACGCCAATTAATTCTGCTAATTTAACTTCAGATATTTTCTTTTTCTCCATATATTTTTTTAAGTAATCAAGGTTAATTATATTGTCTGCCACTTTTAGCACCTCCTTTACCAGTTGGCAATATTGCCTTCTGGTAATAATATATCATATGCTGTTGCCATTTGTCAATACTTTTTATAAAAAATTTTTGCTTTATATTGCCTTTGGGCAATATATTATATAAAATAAACTTAGGTGGTGAAATCCTT
The nucleotide sequence above comes from Thermoanaerobacterium sp. CMT5567-10. Encoded proteins:
- a CDS encoding recombinase RecT codes for the protein MSNSKAIDNYQRIKFLLSNVNVKKRFEEVLGHRAAQFITSVSNVVNGNPMLRNCDANSILSAAMVAATLDLPVDPNLGFSYIIPYHTKEGWKAQFQVGYKGIIQLALRTGQYKNINVIAIYEGQLKGFNPLTEEIELNFDNKISNKVIGYAAYFRLINGFEKTVYWPIEKVRAHAQRFSKTFNNGPWRTDFDEMAKKTVMKNTLSKWGILSVDMQTALKSDQAIIHEGKRGVDYEYVDNPEPDTEGNNNVIDVDTGEIIEDDKSDNDYAIEEGENQQMEIDEEDLPEFLQNVEEDQK
- a CDS encoding helix-turn-helix transcriptional regulator, giving the protein MRNECKNIYKIARKSAGLSREEAAEMLHISVRSLADYEAGTTIPKDDIVCDMVNIYMAPWLGYQHLKQNTKVGQKYLPDLNLTILPESVLTLQSETDDLEIVKKDMIKIAADGVVDETEKDRWQRVTKEIREMAGAALAVIFAR
- a CDS encoding excisionase; this translates as MTSKAIQEIEQFQNFIKEAVKNVNVNQKLTLTIEEAAKCSGIGRDKLLELVHNPNSDFPFFKVGSKFLINREMLKEWLRKVSEERRVL
- a CDS encoding phage antirepressor, whose product is MNDLQIFSNKEFGQVRVIIKDNEPWFVGKDVAEVLGYSNTRDALAKHIDEDDKSDVAIYDGSQNRNMTIINESGLYSLVLSSKLPTAKRFKKWITSEVIPSIRKHGAYLTPEKIEEVLLNPDTIIQLATQLKQEREEKLKLEEKIKQDKPKVLFADSVAISDTAILIGELAKLLKQNGIDIGEKRLFEWMRSNGYLISRKGTDYNMPTQKSMELGLFRIKETSITHSDGHVTISKTAKVTGKGQIYFINKFKSMQEINKENVQ
- a CDS encoding helix-turn-helix transcriptional regulator, with protein sequence MADNIINLDYLKKYMEKKKISEVKLAELIGVDYTTVYRVFKGDRNPGAKFIAGLIKSGLDIDFEKIFLNKSLPDGNRNEQTA